In one window of Rhinatrema bivittatum chromosome 10, aRhiBiv1.1, whole genome shotgun sequence DNA:
- the MOB3C gene encoding MOB kinase activator 3C produces the protein MALCLKQVFNKDKTFRPRKKFEPGTQRFELYKKAQASLKSGLDLKTVVQLPPGENINDWIAVHVVDFFNRINLIYGTMSEFCTERSCPVMSGGLKYEYRWQDDQKYKRPTKLSAPQYMNMLMDWIETLINNEGIFPTTTGVPFPKNFQQVCTKILTRLFRVFVHVYIHHFDGIINVGAEAHVNTCYKHFYYFITQFSLISHRELEPLREMTERICH, from the exons ATGGCTCTGTGCCTGAAGCAAGTTTTCAACAAGGATAAGACATTTCGCCCTCGAAAGAAATTTGAGCCAGGAACTCAGCGCTTCGAGCTGTACAAAAAGGCCCAGGCGTCCCTGAAATCAGGCCTGGACCTGAAGACGGTGGTCCAGCTGCCCCCCGGGGAGAACATCAACGACTGGATTGCCGTGCATGTGGTCGACTTCTTCAACAGGATCAACCTCATTTACGGGACCATGTCGGAGTTTTGCACGGAGAGGAGCTGCCCGGTCATGTCGGGGGGCTTGAAATACGAGTATCGCTGGCAGGATGACCAGAAATACAAGAGGCCCACCAAGTTATCTGCTCCCCAGTACATGAACATGCTGATGGACTGGATTGAAACCCTCATTAACAACGAGGGCATCTTCCCTACCACAACAG GGGTCCCGTTTCCCAAGAACTTCCAACAGGTGTGCACGAAGATTCTCACCAGGCTCTTCCGCGTCTTCGTCCACGTGTACATTCACCACTTTGATGGCATCATCAACGTGGGGGCCGAAGCCCATGTGAACACCTGCTACAAACACTTCTACTATTTCATCACCCAGTTCAGCCTCATCAGCCACCGAGAGCTGGAGCCTTTG AGAGAGATGACAGAAAGAATCTGCCATTGA